A region from the Nostoc sp. HK-01 genome encodes:
- a CDS encoding PhoH-like protein has protein sequence MADALKIQLPNIPSAIALAGDGEENLKILSRQTGAVLVLRGQELQITGTDAQINLASRLVRSLEDLWIKGNNISNADILTARQALDSDREDELQELRRDVLAKTRRGDEVRAKTFRQRQYIETIRKRDVTFCTGPAGTGKTYLAVVVAVQALLSNQVEKLILTRPAVEAGERLGFLPGDLQQKINPYLRPLYDAIYEFIDAEKVPNLMERGIIEVAPLAYMRGRTLNHAFIIVDEAQNTTPAQIKMVLTRLGFRSRMVITGDTTQTDLPHNQQSGLSVALDILKHVEGIGFCEFTQKDVVRHPLVQRIVAAYEKYEK, from the coding sequence ATGGCAGATGCTTTAAAAATTCAGCTGCCAAATATTCCCAGTGCGATCGCTCTTGCAGGCGATGGTGAAGAAAATCTTAAAATCCTGTCTCGGCAAACAGGCGCAGTGTTAGTACTACGCGGACAGGAATTACAGATCACTGGTACAGATGCACAAATTAATTTAGCATCGCGGTTAGTGCGATCGCTAGAAGACCTTTGGATTAAAGGCAACAATATTTCCAATGCCGATATTTTAACAGCCCGTCAAGCCTTAGATAGCGATCGCGAAGACGAATTACAAGAATTACGTCGAGATGTTCTTGCTAAAACCCGTCGCGGTGATGAAGTCCGCGCGAAAACATTTCGTCAGCGACAGTATATTGAAACTATCCGCAAACGTGACGTTACCTTCTGTACAGGGCCAGCAGGTACAGGTAAAACTTATCTCGCTGTTGTTGTCGCCGTTCAAGCACTCCTCTCCAACCAAGTTGAAAAGCTGATTTTAACTCGTCCAGCTGTAGAAGCTGGTGAAAGATTGGGCTTTTTACCAGGAGACTTACAGCAAAAAATTAATCCTTATTTGCGTCCTCTTTATGATGCAATTTACGAATTTATTGATGCTGAAAAAGTCCCCAATTTAATGGAACGCGGCATCATTGAAGTTGCACCACTCGCATATATGCGCGGACGTACCCTAAATCATGCTTTCATAATAGTGGATGAAGCGCAAAATACGACACCCGCGCAAATCAAAATGGTTTTGACGCGGTTGGGTTTTCGTTCGCGGATGGTGATTACAGGCGATACTACACAAACAGATTTGCCTCATAATCAACAATCAGGTCTATCAGTCGCCTTAGACATTTTAAAGCATGTCGAAGGCATTGGTTTTTGCGAATTTACCCAAAAAGATGTAGTGCGTCATCCCCTAGTTCAGCGAATTGTAGCTGCTTATGAAAAATACGAAAAATAG